The Variovorax sp. PMC12 genome segment CGGTGCACCTGCACGTCCGCGCCCAGCTCGCCGAAGTACTGGACGATGTTGTAGGTGAAGCTGTCGTAGTTGTCGATCATCAGCAGTTTCATGGCTTGCTCACAATCCGGTGGACGCCCTTGACGACGGGGAACACGTTGAAGTTGATCAGCAGGCCCAGCTTGAGGCCCGACAGCCGCAGCGCGGCCAGCACCTGCGCGCGATGCAGGTCGGTCAGCACGTCGACCGCCTTGAGCTCCACGATGACCGACTGCTCGATCACGAAGCCCGCGCGGTAGACCTCGCCCAGCGAGCGGCCCTTGTAGCTGGCCGACAGCGCCACGTCGCGCGTGAAGCCGATCTCGCGCTCGGCCAGCTCGATGGCCAGCGCCGCGGCATAGGCGGCTTCGTCGAGCCCCGTGCCGAGCACGCGCTGCACCTCGACGGCGGCGCCGATGATCTCGTGCGAGAAGTCGTTCTGAATATCCGGTGCGTTGCTCATCATTCCAGGCCTTCCTCGACCAGTTCGGCGGCACGCAGGAGTGCGCGCGCCTTGGCTTCCGTTTCCTTCCACTCGAGCTCGGGCACCGAGTCGGCCACCACGCCGGCCGCGGCCTGCACGTGCAGCATCTGGTCCTTCACGATGCCGGTGCGGATGGCGATGGCCACGTCCATGTCGCCCGCATAGCTGATGTAGCCGCAGGCGCCGCCGTAGAGGCCGCGCTTGGTGGGCTCCAGCTGGTCGATCAGCTCCATCGCGTGCACCTTGGGCGCGCCGGTCAGCGTGCCGGCCGGGAAGGTGGCCTTGAGCACGTCGATGGCGGTCATGCCGTCCTTCAGCGTGCCTTCAACGTTGCTCACGATGTGCATCACGTGGCTGTAGCGCTCCACCGCGAAGGCTTCGGTCACCTTCACGGTGCCGGTCTTGGCGATGCGGCCGATGTCGTTGCGCGCGAGGTCGATCAGCATCACGTGCTCGGCGCGCTCCTTCGGGTCGTTGATGAGCTCCACCTCGGCCGCCTTGTCCAGCTCGATCGACGCGCCGCGCGGACGCGTGCCGGCCAGCGGGCGGATGGTGATCTTCTGCTCGCCCTCGCCCGTGTTCTCCTGGCGCACCAGGATCTCGGGCGAGGCGCCCACCACGTGGAAGTCGCCCAGGTTGTAGTAGTACATGTAGGGCGACGGGTTCAGCGAACGCAGCGCGCGGTACAGCGACAGCGGCGACTCGGTGTAGCGCTTGCTGATGCGCTGTCCCACCTGCACTTGCATGAAGTCGCCGGCGGCGATCATTTCCTTGGCGCGCTCCACGGCCGCAAGGTAGTCGGCCTTGGCGAAGCTGCGCTCGGGCGGATGCGGCTGCGTGGGCTTCACGATGGGGGCGCTCACCGAGTACTTGAGCTTTTCCTTGAGCTCCCTCAGGCGGCGCTTGCCCACTGCATAGGCCTCGGGCTGCTTCGGATCGGCATAGACGATGAGGTACAGCTTGCCCGAGAGGTTGTCGATGACGGCCAGCTCTTCGCACTGCAGCAGCAGGATGTCGGGGCAGCCCAGCGTGTCGGGCGGGCAGCTTTTTTCGAGCTTGCGCTCGATGTGGCGCACGGTGTCGTAGCCGAAATAGCCCGCGAGGCCGCCGCAGAAGCGGGGAAGGCCCGGGCGCAGCGCCACCTTGAAGCGCTTCTGGTACTCGGCAACGAAGTCGAGCGGATTGCCCTTGACGCTTTCCACCACCTGCCCGTCGGTCACCACTTCGGTGACGGCCTCGGCGCCGAAGCCGCTGGCGCGCAGCAAGGTCCTTGCGGGCAGCCCGATGAAGCTGTAGCGCCCGAAGCGCTCGCCGCCCACCACGGATTCGAGCAGGAAGCTGTGCTTGCCGCCGCCTTGCGAATGGGCGAGCTTGAGATAGAGGGAAAGAGGCGTCTCGAGGTCGGCGAAGGCCTCGGCCATCAGCGGAATGCGGTTGTAGCCCTGGGCGCTGAGGCTCTTGAATTCAAGTTCGGTGATCACGGGTTCGTTCTCCAATTGCCAGCCGGCGCTCCTTTGGCCGGGGGCAAGGTCATTCACGGGTGGTCCGGCGTCGTCGAGTATGTGTCGATCCGGAACCGCGGGCGCACGGCGTGCGCCGTGCAATCAAACAGTCAGCGAAGTATGGCTACGCCAGGGCCAGGCTCCCCGGCTGCCTTCACCTGTTTGATTGATGTGATGAACGAACATGGAAAGCCGAGTTTAGCCCACGAAAACGCCGGTTCGCACAACAACGGCCGCTCCGGCGCGGCTTCAGGGCGGCTTCAGGGTTCATCCCGAGGTTGCCCATAAAACGAAAAGATACATTCGCACGACCGTTCGCAAAATACCGAGGAGACCTTCCGTGCCAGCTTTTTCGCTCTCGACCGTGTTCTCCCGGCTCGCCCTGGCGGCCTGTCTTGCCGCTGCCGCGTTCGGTGCCGCGGCGGCCCAGGTCGACGTGGCCGGCGTCAAGCTCGAAGACCGCATGGACCTGCATGGCAGTGCGCTGCAGCTCAACGGCGCAGGCATTCGCTACAAGGCCATCTTCAAGGTCTACACGGCGGGGCTGTACGTAGGCAAGAAGGTGTCGACGCCGGAAGAGGCGCTGGCCGCGCCGGGCCCCAAGCGCGTGGCCATCACGATGCTGCGCGACATCGACGCGAACGAACTCGGCAAGCTCTTCACCAAGGGCGTGGAAGAGAACTCGCCCAAGAGCGAAATGGTCAACCTCATTCCAGGGCTGCTGCGCATGGGCCAGATGTTCGCGGACCAAAAGCAGCTGAAGACCGGCGACACCTTCAACATCGACTGGGTGCCAGGCACGGGCACCGTGATCACCGTGCGCGGCGTGCCTCAGCCCGACCCGGTGAAGGAGCCGGCCTTCTTCAACGCCCTGCTGCGCATCTGGCTGGGGCCGAACCCGGCCGACTGGAAGCTGAAGGACGCGCTGCTCGGCAAGCAGTAGCCGAACAGCCTCAAGTCAGGCGGCCGCGAGTTCGGCCAGCGAATCCACGAAGCCGTCGGCATCCACCGCCCGCACCGGCTCGCCGTGGTTGTAGCCATAGGTCACGAGGACCACGGGGCAGCCGGCGGCGCGCGCGGCACGCGCGTCGTTGCTCGAATCGCCCACCATCAGCGTGCGTGCGGGCGCCGTGCCCAGCGCCTCGCAGGTCTTCAGCAGCGGCAGCGGATCGGGCTTCTTGCGCTCGAAGGCGTCGCCGCCGAACACCAGTTCGAAGAACCCGTCGAGCCCCTTCTCGGCCAGCAGCGGCTTCGCGAACGACGTCGGCTTGTTCGTGAGGCACGCCAGCCGCAGGCCCTGCGCGCGCAGTGCCCTCAGGCCGTCGATCACGCCCGCGTACACGGCCGAGTGCTGGCCGTTCACCGCCAGGTAGTGGTGCTGATAGCGCTCCCAGGCGCGGTCGAACAATGCGCGCGCCCTGGCGTCGGCAGCGTCGCCTTCGGTCGGCGCCATCACATGCACGAGCGCGGAATGGATCAGGTGCTCCGAACCCTTGCCCACCATGCGCTCGATCGCAGCCGGCTCGACCGCCGGCAGGG includes the following:
- a CDS encoding GxxExxY protein, translating into MSNAPDIQNDFSHEIIGAAVEVQRVLGTGLDEAAYAAALAIELAEREIGFTRDVALSASYKGRSLGEVYRAGFVIEQSVIVELKAVDVLTDLHRAQVLAALRLSGLKLGLLINFNVFPVVKGVHRIVSKP
- a CDS encoding chalcone isomerase family protein, encoding MPAFSLSTVFSRLALAACLAAAAFGAAAAQVDVAGVKLEDRMDLHGSALQLNGAGIRYKAIFKVYTAGLYVGKKVSTPEEALAAPGPKRVAITMLRDIDANELGKLFTKGVEENSPKSEMVNLIPGLLRMGQMFADQKQLKTGDTFNIDWVPGTGTVITVRGVPQPDPVKEPAFFNALLRIWLGPNPADWKLKDALLGKQ
- a CDS encoding phosphoglycolate phosphatase, yielding MNSISFHPNRFDAAIVDLDGTMVDTLGDFAASLNRMLADLSLPAVEPAAIERMVGKGSEHLIHSALVHVMAPTEGDAADARARALFDRAWERYQHHYLAVNGQHSAVYAGVIDGLRALRAQGLRLACLTNKPTSFAKPLLAEKGLDGFFELVFGGDAFERKKPDPLPLLKTCEALGTAPARTLMVGDSSNDARAARAAGCPVVLVTYGYNHGEPVRAVDADGFVDSLAELAAA
- the trpE gene encoding anthranilate synthase component I, which produces MITELEFKSLSAQGYNRIPLMAEAFADLETPLSLYLKLAHSQGGGKHSFLLESVVGGERFGRYSFIGLPARTLLRASGFGAEAVTEVVTDGQVVESVKGNPLDFVAEYQKRFKVALRPGLPRFCGGLAGYFGYDTVRHIERKLEKSCPPDTLGCPDILLLQCEELAVIDNLSGKLYLIVYADPKQPEAYAVGKRRLRELKEKLKYSVSAPIVKPTQPHPPERSFAKADYLAAVERAKEMIAAGDFMQVQVGQRISKRYTESPLSLYRALRSLNPSPYMYYYNLGDFHVVGASPEILVRQENTGEGEQKITIRPLAGTRPRGASIELDKAAEVELINDPKERAEHVMLIDLARNDIGRIAKTGTVKVTEAFAVERYSHVMHIVSNVEGTLKDGMTAIDVLKATFPAGTLTGAPKVHAMELIDQLEPTKRGLYGGACGYISYAGDMDVAIAIRTGIVKDQMLHVQAAAGVVADSVPELEWKETEAKARALLRAAELVEEGLE